Genomic segment of Nostoc sp. TCL240-02:
ACCCGTGGTAATTTAAGTTATAGTGATTTCCTGAATCAATGCGTTAACAACAAAATAGATCCAGTTGCAGACACGCGGATTGAATTACTTTTTGAACATATTGAAAACGATAAACCAATAAAATACCGTGTTGTACGTAGTTGGACAAAAAATCCCAAAGATGGTAAAGATACATTAGGTATTTTAGGTGACAGTGATACATGGCCTGATGCTTTAGTTAATATCTGGGATGAATATATTGAAAATCTTCTGCCATTAGGCATTTCTAACTTATTTCTCTTTGATGGTGAACAAGTTAAAGAACTCGCAGAACAGGAAACACCACCACCAGTTGTAGTGGATGCGATTCGCGGACTTTTAGGTTTAGAGTTAGCAGACCGGTTAGCTGTTGATTTAGATATTTTAGTTAATCGTAAACTGAAAGAAATTGGTAATAGTAAGGATTTAGCCAACCTAGAAGAAATTGAAACTAGTTTAACTCAACAACAAGAAGATTATCAAACTACAGCAGAGAAAGTAGAAATTCTCAAAAATCAGGTAGGTGAGTTAGAACAAAAGCAGCAAGAAGCCTTTGATAAATTCATTTCTGAAGGTGGAAAGATTGCAGCAGAACGCAATCAACTAGAACTACAGCAAAATACAAAAACTGCGGAAATTGAACAAGTACGCCAGTCAATGTGTGAATTAGCGGCTGATGTTTTACCTCTAGCATTAATTCCCAATTTGCTTAATCAGGCGCAGACACAGGGCGAAAAAGAATTTCGCCATCAACAGGTACAAATTTCTAAAGATTTGTTAATTGAACGAGATCAGCGTTTACTCACTTGGCTAACTCAAGTAGAAATTTCTCCGATACAAGTTGAAAAAATCCAATCCTTTTTAATCCAAGATGTAGATAGTTTATATGCAAAGACTCTCCAAACAGAAGCACCTTGGTTATTAGCTGATGATGAAAGTTTAAGTCAGCTAGATAATCTTATCTATCACTTACAAAATTCTAAGCTTTCTGCAAAAGAAAAATTAGCTATTCTTAAAAATAAAGAAGAAGAAATTCATACTCTAGAAAGACAAGTGCAAACAGCAGCAGCACCAGAAGATTATACAAAGCTGCGTCAAGCACTTGAAGCGGCACAAAATCAAGTTGTGGAAGCTAAAGCAAATTACGAAACAATCCGCCGCCGTTTAGCTGAATTAGAAACTATTATTGCTAAGTCAAAGAGAGAATTAAGTGATTATACTGTAGAAAATATTAAACATAAAAATAGCGAACATATTATTACTTCTGCGGCTAAAGTTCAAAACACACTCAAGATTTTTCGTGAAAAATTAACATTGAGAAAGCTCAATAAGTTAGAAGAAGAAGTTAAAAATTGCTTCCTTTATCTCCTCCACAAATCAGACTTAGTGCATCGCATCACCATTGATACTAAGACTTTCAGCCTTTTGCTTTACGATTTAAATGGTAAACCTGTACCTAAACATCGTCTCTC
This window contains:
- the dndD gene encoding DNA sulfur modification protein DndD, which encodes MIFLELVLQNFGPYSGKQVINLNPKIDEENSHPIILLGGMNGGGKTTLMDAIRLALYGPRAQCSTRGNLSYSDFLNQCVNNKIDPVADTRIELLFEHIENDKPIKYRVVRSWTKNPKDGKDTLGILGDSDTWPDALVNIWDEYIENLLPLGISNLFLFDGEQVKELAEQETPPPVVVDAIRGLLGLELADRLAVDLDILVNRKLKEIGNSKDLANLEEIETSLTQQQEDYQTTAEKVEILKNQVGELEQKQQEAFDKFISEGGKIAAERNQLELQQNTKTAEIEQVRQSMCELAADVLPLALIPNLLNQAQTQGEKEFRHQQVQISKDLLIERDQRLLTWLTQVEISPIQVEKIQSFLIQDVDSLYAKTLQTEAPWLLADDESLSQLDNLIYHLQNSKLSAKEKLAILKNKEEEIHTLERQVQTAAAPEDYTKLRQALEAAQNQVVEAKANYETIRRRLAELETIIAKSKRELSDYTVENIKHKNSEHIITSAAKVQNTLKIFREKLTLRKLNKLEEEVKNCFLYLLHKSDLVHRITIDTKTFSLLLYDLNGKPVPKHRLSAGEKQLLAIAFLWGLAKVSGHRLPVAIDTPLGRLDSSHRNNLVERYFPSASHQVILLSTDTEIGKKEVETLRENKAIAREYLLKYDSSTRQTTVLENQYF